In Panicum virgatum strain AP13 chromosome 5K, P.virgatum_v5, whole genome shotgun sequence, the genomic window AGAGCAAAACTCAAGCAAACGATTAGGTGTTAATCAAGCTACATGCAAAAGTATATcaaaagacactctagaacaTATCAAGACGAAAGATATTCCTAGAAAAGTCTAAAGGCACTCAACAACATGAACCAAGGTAGCAAGACTATATGAAGAAGATACTTGAGCTAGCAACCAGAACTAAGGAGCAAAAGCTACACAAGCATGAGGGGACTGGACAAAGCACACACCCTGAGCTAGCAAGAGTCATGACAAAATGAAAATCACAAAAACTAGCATACAGAGTGGCTAGTCCACCAAAGCACAAGTACAGACCTAGCAAGCAAAGCAAGTAGAGATGTAGAATTTACGACAAGTTACACGCAGAAAATGTACAAAGAGCTCAAAAGACAAACTCAAATGTACATAGGATACAACAGCCACCATGGGCTATCCATCAGCCTTGGAGAACCATCAAGTCTTGATCAAACCTGCATAAGACCAAGATCCATGGAGCACTTGTTCTCCAGGCCTCCAACCTGCATCACCAACGAGACATAGGAGGAACAAACgtctcgacactggggttagcaaagtgagaagcaaaccagtgacgagccatctgctctacagaagggtaagcaaagtcaggcaaagcgtatcccccgtcccgtctaccgcgtgactgacgagcACCActgcgaggaaagcgtggagcctcaacacctcctccaaagcctcgatcccgtggtccatagccgtactgaaaatgaccaggagcacgaccggccaagcgaccacccgctggagcccggtaaccaccaccgtctccctgacctccacctacacagcgcgccctagcatctcgcctatcaccacgccgagaaggaccatgcacccgagcagagtacatgtccgcgttctgtctctcctgctctctcctcacagcccgcttcatcctgaagcaaaactcctccaggtgaccttccctgtcacagaactcgcagtggtacctcacctcacgcttgggaggtggaggcctagcctgcggacggggaggagcagccctcttcttctgggcaacctgggctatggtagcagggagcgtgtcgagggggttcctcagcgcattgggctttggaacccaaacctgcttctgcggaggtgctttcgatggttctttaagcacaccatccgcggggtcaacaagcgaaggctgcgtactcgtgctagcagtgtttccagcagtcttgccgatcttaccatgcaacctgtcaaagtctaacttcgtgtatgtgtaaccaatcccaaacccatcaccacgcttgaactgcttgatcatcatgcccaactgcagctcactagcagaaatccaactaagaatcgccctaagataggcattctcattctccaggttggctttctctaccacaagattatccaaatcagagatcaaaccagggcaaacagagcagtcaataggtgggctagactctatgaccttagtctttccaaaagacttgatcaaggcgttcttctcctctagctccaacctaagcgtggaacaaagcttacaagcgccaagcaaaactggcatagacttcatctcctctagctcgcacacaacagtagcaaacttagactgcaacgaagctagatcagacttaaagataggacactccttGCATTCAaacacatcgctaacaatagaagcatccttaaccagttctagttcatgcttggccttaacgagctcatgagacacgtcagcaagcgaaatcttagcaacatctaagttcgcgacattctcatcatgcttggtacggagagcaacaagatcgttcatgtgagatatgcagccagcacactcatcctcactagacttctccctagcacaagccagctcagacctaagctttctacgctctctagctgcttccttaagcagcctcttctggttgtcgagagcggcgtacaactccctaacctctgtatcaagcaggtcgatcgtggagtttatctctgaatcgctctcggatccaggagaagagccggagtgcgtcggtgtagcatgtccacccgaagacgcacgagcaccatcggcttcgcccgccatggtgcagaagctcttgcgccgaccggccgccaagcaaaggccgatgaagccggtggcttccttgtcccgcttcttcttcttcttgtcgtcgtcgtcggaggtcggtgaagaagagcggtcggtgtcggagctcttgtcaaggtcgctgagctgcgccaggaaggccttctcccgcttcttggccttgtactggaagcgcttcttgagcgactccttgtcgaagcgtcctccccggtcatgactgcggtgcttgtggcgccgacgctccttgttggagcctccctcgtcgcggtcgcggtggcggtagtagtcgaaggagttgttctggccaccgccggacttcttggggcaatcggcgacgaagtggttcagatcgccgcagttgtagcacccggggttcttcttcctctgcctgttgtggtagacgcgctggaacttgctgatcaggaggcacaagtcgtcgtcgcccagcgtctccagctgctcatctgaaacagaaggcaaagaggtaagagaaaagccaagagcagagttagcgttagagctcgatccacctgggccagtcacaagagcgacgctcttggaaggaggggcaccattgagcttggctcatgtctggttatccacctccgtggccttgagcttgctaaaaagctcgttcacggtcagagtctcatagcctgcagactcaatgattgtgttcaccttgagatcccacacagagcgatcaagtgcgtaaagcaattaagggccttctcgtgctctgtgtactcaagggcaccagcagatctgttcgcattgaccttgttcacaatcgactgaaaacgactaaacatcaggtcaatgctctcacccggctcctgtgtgaagttttCGTACTCaggccggtgagtctcgaacagtctggccttcacctgaggtgtaccctcgtggtagttctcaaggcacgtccaaatcttgtgggcttcatGAAAACCCTGgatgcgtgagaactccgcacgagaaacgccagcgaataaggcattgacagccttggcgttagcctcgtgctgggtcacctgaagatgcgtggtccgaacagccagcacctcgtaaagctggttcgtggtaatctcccagacatcggctcccatgctctgcaggaaagctctcatgcgaaccttccagtaggcataatcctcgccggaaaacaccgggatcttaccaagactcgccatggtcgccgagtggttttcgaaccggttaagatACTGAAAActtcaaccaagctctgataccaattgaaggaccgaagccggcgaccagagggggggtgaatgggagccgatcaaaatttcttcgaaattcgaatcgtcggcctatatcccaaaattgcccaagccctcaagtgttctgaccaaagtttggagtagctattgaaaagctaacccaacacaaaaggtctcgaacgagcgagcgaaaccacgaagcaaatcggaagcgaatcgggaaaactgcagaactgatctgcctggaccggtctgaccggtgcgctggaccggtctgaccggtcttgcctaccggtctgaccggtggcacccagaaaacccccgaaaatttagattcaaacggtgaatctcgactaaacgaccacgaaaatcggtgaaacttggggaattgcttcgcccctactccgtgaacatatccccaaaagatctcgtcctaaagatcatcgaatcttgagaattatggAGGAGATCAAAGGggatggggttttctctagaactcaagaaatcgaattcAAACGAGCTGGTGATACCAGAGGGTTTGGGGCAGggttagaagcacgggaatcacagcaaagaactcgtagcctcctctcaatcaagtgagccaaaaacgaaatcgaaaatccattgcacaaggcacaaaaccaggggattgaatcgaatcaaaagcccagagggcacgaggaggatagggcctcctttcccaatcaaaacccttacaaggtttcaacaatccatggtcaaaatcaactcaaacgagaggaacagagggagggagacgcaggggcggcggcctggggaaacagagaattcacggacaagttctaaaagccgcccctaacctaacacaagtgaaggggtatttatacccgcgggaccggtcagaccggtacgctggaccggtcagaccggttggttagaccggtcagaccggtgccagggaccggtcagaccggttggcctgcagcaccccctgtacacgatctcatccgacggccgaggttctttctttgaaacgaagtcttcttcgcgatgccgccgtcttgatgaagatccagtccgcggttttggaggatccacaaaacccgggtaggtggccggttttgagaaaaccaccaaaacctcacgtgcgggaagattcccgcctccacgctgtggccctagacgccgttcccgcctcggccttctgacggccctagacgccgcccgacgcccgtcacctcctcgcccgcagtgagaccctagacgccgtcgacgcccgtcgccttcgtcagtcccgagaccgacgcccgtgcctccatgacttggcgtcttcaaccgccgtctgcctccttggttttgtggcgcaaaccaagaaacccgccttccgtcgccacttgcgccctcgatccaggagtggacgccacagctgccgctcggtccgagctccggtcccggctgcccttcaccgccgtccaccgcacggtccatcggccacagcaccttcacggcagctccccgtcgacactcgacgcccgtgtacctgcaatccaaagaccaagcgcacaatcacaccgcacggttgacaattcactcatcacaagcaggatagagtactctcgttcctcaataaAGCCATCGAATTCCTCAAGAACAAGAGGTATGTGTGCCTGCCCTCTCATAATGTGTATGTCTCCAAGTGCTTCTTCCCCTAGTGATATGCCGTTCATTATGCACGTCCGGTTATATACACTACTCCAAGCAAAACCCAAACTGCCAGTGGCATTTTGAAATAGACCCCTGCATTTCCGTGTCCTCTTGGCTATCATGCTTTCACTAATATTGCAAATTATTATCACTGGAATATTCAAAGAGCAACATAAGTTCTCCTCACTTAAATTATTATCTTGTATCCTTATCCATTGCCACAAAACAGGTACCTCATTATTATTGATGATATATGGGATGAAGAATCATGGGATAAGGTAATACGGCATGCCCTAATCGAGAATAACATGAGAAGTAGAATAATCACAACCACCCGCATTATTGATGTTGCTGAGCATGTCGGCGGTTGCTATAGGCTCAAACCACTTTCTGAAGAGAGCTCTGAAATGCTATTCTATGGAAGGATATTTGGCTCAAAAGATATATTTCCTAGGCAATTTTCAGAAGTATCTAAAAAGATTCTGAAGAAATGTGGAGGTATTCCATTAGCCATCATTACCGCATCTGGTTTGCTTGCTAATAAATCAGAGAACATAAAAGAGTGGTTTAAAGTGTGTGACTCAATTGGTTCTGGCCTTGGAGGCAATCATGTTATGGACAATATGAGGAAGATATTGTTGCTTAGCTATTATGACCTACCGTTTCATTTGAAGACATGTTTACTATATCTAAGCATATTTCCAGAAGACTATGCAATTAATAAGACTCAGCTGATATGGAGGTGGGTAGCTGAAGGTTTTGTCCAACAAGCAGGGGACCAAAGTTTGTTTGAGATTGGAGAGAGCTACTTCAATGAGCTCCTAAATAGAAGCTTGATCCAGCCTGCATACATGGATATGGATGGTACACCTCGTGCTTGCCGACTGCATGATACGGTGCTTGATCTAGTTATTTCGTTGTCAATAAAAGAACATTTCATCACAACTATATTGGGCGATGGAAAGCATTCTTTGGAAAGCAAGCATCAGGTTCGTTGGTTATCTCTTCTGAATAATAATAACACTGCTTGGTCTGTCATGAAGATGCCAAAATTGAGGTCCCTTACCATCTTCAAACCTGCTGGTGTAGCAATTGATCCGATCACGCCCACCCTTTCATGCTACCATCTTTTGCGTGTGTTGGATCTACAAGGTTGCAATGTCGAGGACCTTGCAAGCCTAGGGTTGGTGGGGAGCTTAACTCATCTACGGTATCTTGGTCTACCAAGTAGTAGTAAAAGAAGTGCTAAACTGCCAATAGAGATCGGGAAGCTACGGTTTCTGCAGACACTGGATTTATCTAAAGCTGGAGTAAAAGAAGTGCCGTCAAGTGTTATTACAGGTCTAGGACGACAATTGATGTGCCTACGTGGTCTGAATGATTCGGGCACAGACCTACCATTAGATGGGTT contains:
- the LOC120706122 gene encoding disease resistance protein RGA5-like isoform X1, which translates into the protein MELANRRDRYKVDDIAPTKKTHVDPRLEALYTKITELVGIGEAKEEVITRLANGDQQETTVVSIAGFGGLGKTTLARAVHDEINKEFDCTAFVSVSRNPNMEKLLKDILYGLDKEKFEDIHSKMLDERILIDKAIEFLKNKRYLIIIDDIWDEESWDKVIRHALIENNMRSRIITTTRIIDVAEHVGGCYRLKPLSEESSEMLFYGRIFGSKDIFPRQFSEVSKKILKKCGGIPLAIITASGLLANKSENIKEWFKVCDSIGSGLGGNHVMDNMRKILLLSYYDLPFHLKTCLLYLSIFPEDYAINKTQLIWRWVAEGFVQQAGDQSLFEIGESYFNELLNRSLIQPAYMDMDGTPRACRLHDTVLDLVISLSIKEHFITTILGDGKHSLESKHQVRWLSLLNNNNTAWSVMKMPKLRSLTIFKPAGVAIDPITPTLSCYHLLRVLDLQGCNVEDLASLGLVGSLTHLRYLGLPSSSKRSAKLPIEIGKLRFLQTLDLSKAGVKEVPSSVITGLGRQLMCLRGLNDSGTDLPLDGLENLTSLEVLELATVTSKCIAKKLGHLTQLRVLHVIVRLYTPDDDEWSACTNALVESLGKLTRIESLQIQPLRFHPIDLDGSMAEPLENLSRLVCFDLTTLLPAWIQAASLPILSYLAIDVLHEQRDDIKVLGTLPCLRHLVFRVSLAPEMERCVVGPDAFPCLVSCEFLVRGGGVVPGLFPRGAMPRLQNFTFRVEPEHFRSGGGSTVDDLVLGHLPSLRSVTGILSFTHDLEDDTIKSVREKLELEAAAHPNHPLRILFNR
- the LOC120706122 gene encoding disease resistance protein RGA5-like isoform X2, with product MELANRRDRYKVDDIAPTKKTHVDPRLEALYTKITELVGIGEAKEEVITRLANGDQQETTVVSIAGFGGLGKTTLARAVHDEINKEFDCTAFVSVSRNPNMEKLLKDILYGLDKEKFEDIHSKMLDERILIDKAIEFLKNKRYLIIIDDIWDEESWDKVIRHALIENNMRSRIITTTRIIDVAEHVGGCYRLKPLSEESSEMLFYGRIFGSKDIFPRQFSEVSKKILKKCGGIPLAIITASGLLANKSENIKEWFKVCDSIGSGLGGNHVMDNMRKILLLSYYDLPFHLKTCLLYLSIFPEDYAINKTQLIWRWVAEGFVQQAGDQSLFEIGESYFNELLNRSLIQPAYMDMDGTPRACRLHDTVLDLVISLSIKEHFITTILGDGKHSLESKHQVRWLSLLNNNNTAWSVMKMPKLRSLTIFKPAGVAIDPITPTLSCYHLLRVLDLQGCNVEDLASLGLVGSLTHLRYLGLPSSSKRSAKLPIEIGKLRFLQTLDLSKAGVKEVPSSVITGLGRQLMCLRGLNDSGTDLPLDGLENLTSLEVLELATVTSKCIAKKLGHLTQLRVLHVIVRLYTPDDDEWSACTNALVESLGKLTRIESLQIQPLRFHPIDLDGSMAEPLENLSRLVCFDLTTLLPAWIQAASLPILSYLAIDVLHEQRDDIKVLGTLPCLRHLVFRVSLAPEMERFVPTGRYAKAPKLYVPCRTRAFPEWWWIYR